The Henckelia pumila isolate YLH828 chromosome 2, ASM3356847v2, whole genome shotgun sequence genome includes a window with the following:
- the LOC140879157 gene encoding uncharacterized protein, translating to MAIDVYSEISSPVISPRISFSLDLKESDFIPVNVQTNPLILNPTIDFDFCIAPHFPHQISSADELFANGKLLPVQIKKTDQTLQSEPKSSPEIVENVTENTKKKRLIEFLSTGFDADEEEHKISSSSTTATTTTTTTTTTTKPFWQFRRSASLNCDTGGSGTRGLLRSLEFFSRSNSTGSVRKPIQKQNSSKESSNSGPNPLFYYSPSSSKRPAILKKNGSRSCNSNGIRVAPVLNIPTAYIAKGTVNLFGIGSFFSSKKSRKKNK from the coding sequence ATGGCCATTGATGTATACTCAGAAATCTCAAGCCCTGTGATAAGTCCAagaatctcattctctcttGATCTCAAAGAATCAGATTTCATCCCCGTAAATGTTCAAACAAATCCACTGATCCTGAATCCCACCATCGATTTCGATTTCTGTATAGCTCCCCATTTTCCCCATCAAATCTCCTCCGCCGATGAACTCTTCGCAAATGGCAAACTCTTGCCTGTTCAGATCAAGAAAACGGATCAAACCCTCCAATCTGAGCCAAAATCATCCCCGGAAATCGTCGAAAATGTGACCGAAAACACGAAGAAGAAGAGGCTGATCGAGTTCTTATCCACAGGTTTCGACGCAGATGAAGAAGAACATAAAATATCATCGTCATCAACAAcagcaacaacaacaacaacaacaacaacaacgacTACAAAACCGTTTTGGCAGTTCAGAAGAAGCGCGAGCTTGAACTGCGACACCGGCGGAAGCGGCACGAGGGGATTGCTCCGATCTCTGGAGTTTTTTTCACGGAGCAACTCGACGGGTTCGGTCCGGAAACCGATCCAGAAGCAGAATTCGTCGAAAGAATCATCCAATTCGGGTCCGAATCCTCTGTTCTACTACTCTCCAAGCTCATCAAAAAGGCCTGCAATATTGAAGAAGAATGGCAGTAGATCGTGTAACAGCAATGGGATTCGAGTGGCTCCAGTTTTGAACATTCCAACAGCTTATATCGCAAAAGGTACTGTTAACTTGTTTGGGATTGGTTCGTTTTTCAGCAGTAAAAAATCAAGAAAGAAGAACAAATGA